A part of Mustela erminea isolate mMusErm1 chromosome 9, mMusErm1.Pri, whole genome shotgun sequence genomic DNA contains:
- the LOC116598073 gene encoding olfactory receptor 52A5-like gives MINLNGTVFMPSVLTLIGIPGLESVQFWIGIPFCAMYITALFGNSLLLVIIRSERSLHDPMYLFLAMLGATDIALSTCILPKMLGIFWFHLPKIYFDACLFQMWLIHTFQCIESGILLAMALDRYVAICDPLRHATIFTHQLLTHIGVGVMLRAALFAAPCLILIKCRLKHYRTTVVSHSYCEHMAIVKLAAEDIRINKIYGLFVAFIILGLDIVFITLSYIRIFLTVFSLPQREARLKAFNTCIAHICVFLEFYLLGFFSFFTHRFGFHIPPYIHILLSNLYLLVPPLLNPIVYGVKTKQIRDRMSKIFYSKDPS, from the coding sequence ATGATCAATCTCAATGGCACAGTCTTCATGCCCTCGGTGCTGACACTGATCGGGATCCCTGGATTGGAGTCTGTGCAGTTCTGGATTGGAATTCCTTTCTGTGCCATGTACATCACTGCTCTATTTGGAAATTCCCTGCTCCTGGTCATCATCAGATCTGAACGCAGCCTCCATGATCCCATGTATCTCTTCCTGGCAATGCTTGGAGCAACGGACATTGCTCTCAGTACCTGCATCCTACCCAAAATGCTAGGAATATTCTGGTTTCATCTGCCAAAAATATACTTTGATGCTTGTCTCTTTCAGATGTGGCTCATCCATACCTTCCAGTGCATCGAATCAGGAATTCTGCTGGCCATGGCCCTAgatcgctatgtggccatctgtgaTCCCCTGAGACATGCAACCATCTTTACCCACCAACTTCTCACTCATATTGGGGTAGGAGTGATGCTCAGAGCAGCCCTCTTTGCAGCTCCGTGTCTCATCCTCATCAAATGTCGGCTGAAACACTACCGGACCACTGTGGTCTCCCATTCATACTGTGAGCACATGGCCATCGTGAAGTTGGCAGCAGAAGACATTCGAATCAACAAGATCTATGGTCTCTTTGTGGCTTTCATTATACTTGGATTAGACATAGTTTTTATCACACTCTCTTATATCCGAATATTTCTTACTGTCTTCAGTCTTCCTCAGAGGGAAGCTAGGCTCAAAGCCTTCAATACCTGCATTGCCcatatttgtgtcttcctcgagTTTTATCTCCTcggtttcttctccttctttacaCACAGGTTTGGATTCCATATTCCACCCTACATTCATATTCTTCTGTCCAACCTTtatctgcttgtccctccttTGCTCAATCCTATTGTGTATGGGGTAAAGACCAAACAGATTCGAGATCGGATGTCCAAGATTTTCTACTCTAAGGATCCATCTTGA
- the LOC116598074 gene encoding olfactory receptor 52A5-like: MFNLNGTVFMPSVLTLIGIPGLESVQFWIGIPFCAMYITALFGNSLLLVIIRSERSLHDPMYLFLAMLGATDIALSTCILPKMLGIFWFHLPKIYFDACLFQMWLIHTFQCIESGILLAMALDRYVAICDPLRHATIFTHQLLTQIGVGVTLRAALFAAPCLILIKCRLKHYRTTVVSHSYCEHMAIVKLAAEDIRINKIYGLFVAFTILGFDIVFITLSYIQIFLTVFSLPQREARLKAFNTCIAHICVFLEFYLLAFFSFFTHRFGFHIPPYIHILLSNLYLLVPPLLNPIVYGVKTKQIRDRVSKVFYSKDPS; this comes from the coding sequence ATGTTCAATCTCAATGGCACAGTCTTCATGCCCTCGGTGCTGACACTGATCGGGATCCCTGGATTGGAGTCTGTGCAGTTCTGGATTGGAATTCCTTTCTGTGCCATGTACATCACTGCTCTATTTGGAAATTCCCTGCTCCTGGTCATCATCAGATCTGAACGCAGCCTCCATGATCCCATGTATCTCTTCCTGGCAATGCTTGGAGCAACGGACATTGCTCTCAGTACCTGCATCCTACCCAAAATGCTAGGAATATTCTGGTTTCATCTGCCAAAAATATACTTTGATGCTTGTCTCTTTCAGATGTGGCTCATCCATACCTTCCAGTGCATCGAATCAGGAATTCTGCTGGCCATGGCCCTAgatcgctatgtggccatctgtgaTCCCCTGAGACATGCAACCATCTTTACCCACCAACTTCTCACTCAGATTGGGGTTGGAGTGACGCTCAGAGCAGCCCTCTTTGCAGCTCCGTGTCTCATCCTCATCAAATGTCGGCTGAAACACTACCGGACCACTGTGGTCTCCCATTCATACTGTGAGCACATGGCCATCGTGAAGTTGGCAGCAGAAGACATTCGAATCAACAAGATCTATGGTCTCTTTGTGGCTTTCACTATACTTGGATTTGACATAGTCTTCATCACACTCTCTTACATCCAAATATTTCTAACTGTCTTCAGTCTTCCTCAGAGGGAAGCTAGGCTCAAAGCCTTCAATACCTGCATTGCCcatatttgtgtcttcctcgagTTTTATCTActggctttcttctccttctttacaCACAGGTTTGGATTCCATATTCCACCCTACATTCATATTCTTCTGTCCAACCTTtatctgcttgtccctccttTGCTCAATCCTATTGTGTATGGGGTGAAGACCAAACAGATTCGAGATCGAGTGTCCAAGGTTTTCTACTCTAAAGATCCATCTTGA
- the LOC116599788 gene encoding putative olfactory receptor 52P1, translating into MADNATHHYISSFFLVGIPGLQAFHRWIGIPVFLLFALALLGNSVIIITIKLEPSLHQPMYFFLCMLAVNDMALASSTTPKMLGIFWLDAHRFDFSICLAQMYFIHTFCIMESALLVAMAIDRYVAICIPLRYTTILTPPMVIKMGLAGMTRAAFMVLPCPLLIKRLPYYTKYVINHAYCEHMAVVKLASANTLINRAYGISVALSVMVLDLGLIATSYIKILQAVFRLSSQNARSKALGTCAAHVCTILVSYTPALFSFLTHRIGKKVPPSIHIIFASLYLLVPPTVNPLVYGVKTKQIRDRVVSLFFPNKKISEN; encoded by the coding sequence ATGGCAGACAATGCTACACATCACTACATCTCatcttttttcctggttggtATTCCTGGTTTGCAAGCTTTTCATCGCTGGATTGGCATCCCTGTCTTCCTCCTGTTTGCCCTGGCCCTGCTGGGGAACAGCgtaatcatcatcaccatcaaacTAGAACCAAGCCTCCACCAGcctatgtatttcttcctttgcatGCTGGCAGTGAATGACATGGCTCTTGCCTCTTCCACAACCCCCAAGATGCTTGGTATCTTCTGGTTGGATGCTCACAGGTTTGATTTTAGTATCTGCCTAGCACAAATGTATTTTATCCACACATTCTGCATAATGGAGTCAGCCCTCTTGGTTGCCATGGCGATTGACCGCTATGTAGCTATTTGTATCCCACTGCGTTATACAACCATCCTGACACCACCAATGGTCATTAAAATGGGTCTTGCTGGTATGACCCGAGCTGCCTTTATGGTTTTGCCCTGCCCTCTTCTTATTAAAAGGTTACCATATTACACTAAATATGTCATCAACCATGCCTACTGTGAGCACATGGCTGTGGTGAAGTTGGCCAGTGCCAACACCCTCATTAACAGAGCATATGGAATCTCTGTGGCCCTTTCAGTGATGGTGTTGGACCTAGGGCTCATAGCCACATCCTATATCAAAATCCTCCAGGCAGTCTTCCGGCTGTCTTCCCAGAACGCCCGCTCGAAGGCACTGGGCACCTGTGCTGCACATGTCTGCACTATACTTGTGTCCTACACACCTGCGCTGTTTAGTTTCCTAACTCACCGCATTGGCAAGAAGGTACCTCCAAGCATTCATATAATTTTTgcaagtttgtatcttttggtgCCTCCCACAGTCAATCCTCTGGTGTATGGTGTCAAGACCAAGCAGATTCGTGACCGAGTGGTTAGTCTCTTCTTTCCAAACAAGAAGatttctgaaaactaa